In Plasmodium vinckei vinckei genome assembly, chromosome: PVVCY_13, a single genomic region encodes these proteins:
- a CDS encoding pre-rRNA-processing protein PNO1, putative — MTKRIIKNSVTTRDDRKNIALEKFEENDNGMNGEETRNVLTLENILQDNDIDNNKKVKNKLIFKNIKKNNDSSINKNEMRIITIPRQRISSVKNNWLELIKPIVTNLKLEIRMNKDKIEVRTCKLTEDKNNLQKSSDYIKAYLLGFSIEDALALLRIDDLYIESFQIKDVKILKGDHLSRCIGRICGSNGSTKYAIENATKTRIVIAGDKIHILGSFNNIKMARYSICSLILGSTQGKIFNKLNILAKRLKERF; from the coding sequence ATGACGAAAAggattattaaaaattcagTGACTACACGGGATGATaggaaaaatatagcaTTAGAAAAATTTGAGGAAAATGATAACGGCATGAATGGGGAAGAAACACGAAACGTTTTGACcttagaaaatatattgcaAGATAACGatatagataataataaaaaagtaaaaaacaaattaatatttaaaaatattaaaaaaaataatgatagtTCTATTAATAAGAATGAAATGAGAATTATAACTATACCTAGACAAAGAATATCAtcagtaaaaaataattggcttgaattaataaaaccaattgtaacaaatttaaaattagaaATACGTATGAACAAAGATAAAATAGAAGTGAGAACATGCAAATTAACAGaggataaaaataatttacaaaaatccTCAGATTATATTAAAGCATATTTACTTGGATTTAGTATTGAAGATGCTTTAGCATTATTAAGAATCGATGATTTATACATTGAAAGTTTTCAAATAAAGGatgttaaaatattaaaaggaGATCATTTATCTCGATGCATTGGTAGAATATGTGGTAGTAACGGATCAACTAAATATGCTATTGAAAATGCAACAAAAACAAGAATAGTAATAGCAGGTgataaaatacatatactaggtagttttaataatatcaaaATGGCTAGATATTCTATATGTAGTTTAATTCTTGGATCAACTCAAGGaaaaattttcaacaaACTGAACATACTTGCTAAAAGACTTAAAGAGCGATTTTAA
- a CDS encoding duffy-binding protein encodes MKNITYLSFVLLMQYSFIAWNHDKKNTNLLNETCEAFQFFPLNNLKNNSGNRILYELNNPLHNIRNKAPLGNFGLKDNGNLMGKDYILSENYSSSSNRKNERNVLDNPVPVPEQKNGEVSYKDYFDNHQTSECKQKEKTEVHAWVCDEKKKNCAPSRRINLCTNRLEIIPNKIEITDYEMKESLMDYFKKFIYEDAANEGKLLLNKYDDKNNNEYCNDMVNSFGDYKNIVEGTGLTNVANANLLELKIQNIFGADDNAKRDRKIWWKRHENVIWKAMVLGKDFNEESKYENICTNYKIEDYHLQIERWAREWIHEFSIQYFKEANKINNKCIKKSNIFTESVCTDTDCKIACNAYEIWINENRFKWNTLLQSFANFKNDYFYDETCKDKAYNSLMIEFKESYEVNFENVINLDDDHYTGSCVCSSTKDNNTVIKNSLSSDPTIESTKLTDQSQNDLLPPSSTNTVPDLFKDDDDDEELNLLSHHNADSQDSSNIIPTEQITVNNEQSKLNQRPESDTQYKLQIMEDHVNSDNTYHKIKIPPQENNIQNIAPSISKPVTINPPTNPVTINPPTNPVTINPPPKSANKGVKEHEFNTNVLENRVTKGEEMKSFQIPFKNDPKYDNTLSKDVGISNNAIDSGNANKLEIYEYEHRDIKKTRDSIIMLATENVCNDNPALEYCKSINNKYSHGTCPKNKTQNLCCSISNYCIKFFNINSKKYYDCMNKEFMDPAYQCFQKSSYSNQYYFAAGSIIIILILLFASVGFYGNKSEEETFTNYEEYLYKSYNQTMNNDFKHMQEYIPVDFY; translated from the exons ATGAAAAACATAACTTATTTGTCTTTTGTACTGCTAATGCAGTACTCGTTTATCGCGTGGAACCATGATAAG aaaaacaccaatttattaaatgaaaCATGTGAGGCTTTCCAATTCTTCCCTTTAAACaatctaaaaaataatagtggCAATAGAATTTTATATGAACTTAACAACCCTCTACATAACATTAGAAATAAAGCGCCATTGGGCAATTTTGGATTAAAAGACAATGGTAATTTGATGGGTAaagattatatattatctgAAAATTATAGTAGTAGTAGTAAccgaaaaaatgaaagaaatGTTTTGGATAACCCTGTACCAGTGCCAGAACAAAAGAATGGAGAGGTAAGTTATAAagattattttgataatcATCAGACTAGTGAATGTAAGCAAAAAGAGAAAACTGAAGTTCATGCTTGGGTTTGtgatgagaaaaaaaagaattgcGCGCCAAGTCGAAGAATCAATTTATGTACTAATAGATTAGAGATAATTCCCaataaaatagaaataaCGGATTATGAAATGAAAGAATCATTAATGgactattttaaaaaatttatatatgaagaTGCAGCAAATGAAGGAAAAttgttattaaataaatatgatgacaaaaacaataatgaatattgtAATGATATGGTTAACAGTTTTGgggattataaaaatattgttgaAGGTACAGGCTTAACAAATGTAGCAAATGCAAATTTGttagaattaaaaattcaaaatatatttggaGCCGATGACAATGCTAAAAGAGATAGAAAAATTTGGTGGAAGCGCCATGAAAATGTTATATGGAAGGCTATGGTATTAGGAAAAGATTTTAATGAAGAATCAAagtatgaaaatatttgtactaattataaaatagaaGATTATCATTTACAAATTGAAAGATGGGCTAGAGAATGGATTCATGAATTCAgtatacaatattttaaagaggcaaataaaataaataataaatgtattaaGAAAAGTAATATATTCACAGAAAGTGTATGCACTGATACTGATTGTAAAATTGCATGTAATGCTTATGAGATATggataaatgaaaatagaTTTAAATGGAATACATTATTACAAAGTTTTGCGAATTTTAAAAAcgattatttttatgacgAAACTTGTAAAGATAAAGCATATAATTCTTTAATGATAGAATTTAAAGAATCATACGAAGTTAACTTTGAAAATGTTATTAATCTTGATGATGATCATTATACAGGATCGTGTGTTTGTTCTTCTActaaagataataatactGTTATTAAGAATAGTTTGAGTTCCGATCCCACTATCGAAAGTACAAAACTCACAGATCAATCAcaaaatgatttattaCCTCCATCTAGTACTAACACAGTACCTGATTTGTTTAAAGACgatgatgatgatgaaGAATTAAACTTATTATCACACCATAATGCTGACAGTCAAGATTCGAGCAATATCATACCTACTGAACAGATTACTGTTAATAACGAGCAAAGTAAATTAAATCAACGTCCAGAGAGTGATACTCAATACAAATTACAAATTATGGAAGACCATGTAAATAGTGATAACACCTatcacaaaataaaaataccaCCAcaggaaaataatattcaaaatatagCCCCTTCAATTTCAAAGCCTGTAACTATCAATCCACCTACAAATCCTGTAACTATCAATCCACCTACAAATCCTGTAACTATCAATCCACCTCCAAAATCTGCAAATAAAGGGGTTAAAGAACATGAATTTAACACTAATGTATTAGAAAATAGAGTTACTAAGGGCGAAGAAATGAAATCCTTCCAAATaccatttaaaaatgatcctaaatatgataatacTCTAAGTAAAGATGTTGGTATAAGTAATAATGCTATCGATAGTGGAAATGCCAACAAATtggaaatatatgaatatgagCATAgagacataaaaaaaaccaGGGATAGTATAATAATGCTAGCAACTGAAAATGTATGCAATGATAATCCTGCTTTAGAATACTGTAAatctataaataataaatattctcATGGAACATgcccaaaaaataaaacacaaAATCTTTGTTGCTCAATTTCAAATTATtgcataaaattttttaatataaactcaaagaaatattatgattGTATGAACAAAGAGTTTATGGATCCAGCCTATCAATGTTTTCAAAAATCGAGCTATTCAA atcAATACTACTTTGCTGCCGGaagtataataattatacttATATTACTTTTTGCGTCCGTTGGTTTTTATGGGAATAA ATCCGAAGAAGAGACATTCACTAATTATGAGGAATACTTATATAAATCCTATAATCAAACAATGAACAAcg aTTTTAAACACATGCAAGAATATATACCTGTagatttttattaa